A DNA window from Danio aesculapii chromosome 1, fDanAes4.1, whole genome shotgun sequence contains the following coding sequences:
- the LOC130238322 gene encoding galactose-specific lectin nattectin-like: protein MWKAGSIGILLVLLFGSGNFFKMERGFHARGVNATETCSMPKACDVPGFSDWFRVGKHCVKYFSSQLNFTEAEFNCRTKAPRAHLVSVHNLQDNNYLLCIVKKFNPKSLRIWLGAYELFQSGQFFWLDGSFWNFNQWVPGEPNHMYTYTEECVEMNWREIGKWNDATCNVKKSFICAFKRKEFMEIHSE, encoded by the exons ATG TGGAAAGCAGGATCTATTGGCATTTTGTTGGTTCTTCTTTTTGGAAGTGGCAACTTCTTCAAAATGGAGAGAG GTTTTCATGCTAGAGGTGTGAATGCCACTGAGACGTGCTCAATGCCGAAAGCATGTGATGTGCCTGGATTCTCTGATTGGTTCAGAGTGGGTAAACACTGTGTCAAATACTTCTCCAGTCAACTAAACTTCACTGAAGCCGAG TTCAATTGCAGGACCAAAGCTCCTAGGGCACATCTGGTGTCAGTGCATAATTTACAGGATAACAATTACTTGCTGTGTATTGTGAAAAAATTTAACCCAAAAAGCCTGCGCATCTGGCTCGGAGCCTATGAATTATTTCAG TCTGGTCAGTTTTTCTGGCTCGATGGATCCTTCTGGAATTTTAATCAATGGGTTCCTGGTGAGCCCAATCATATGTACACTTACACGGAGGAATGTGTGGAGATGAACTGGAGAG AAATTGGCAAGTGGAATGACGCCACTTGCAATGTCAAGAAAAGCTTCATCTGTGCCTTCAAGCGTAAGGAATTCATGGAAATACACTCTGAGTGA